AATGTAATGCGGACAGGGGCCCCCTCCAGCCCATGCACCAGTTGTAAACCGCCGAAGCCTCCACCCACGACGACAACATGATGTTCTTGCATATGTCTTTGCCTTCCAAAGCTCGCGCACGGAGCATGCGCAAGCCAAAGCATAGGCGAAAAAATTGACTTTGGTTATGAATTACGCTGACCGCAGGCCTGACAAAAACGCCGGACTGTTTCAGCCATGCCATATTCCATGGCATCTGCCGTCAGCCCGTGGCCGATCGATACCTCAGCGAGATTGGGGATACGTTTCATCAGCTTGGGCAGGTTCGCAACCGTCAGATCATGGCCGGCATTGACAGCAAGCCCGAGTGCTGCGGCATGATCCGCCGTCTGCCCAAGCTTCTCGACAAGCAGGTCAGCCTTTTGCGTATCGTCAAAACAGCCGCCATAAGGGCCGGTGTAAAGCTCGATGCGGGCGGCCCCCGTCTCGGCCGCCAGCTCCACCGGCTCGCGTTCCCCGTCGCCATCGGCAAACAGTGAAACGCGCATGCCACCGGCCTTCAGGCGCCCGACGACATCTTTCAGAAAAACAGCATGTTTGCGGAAATCCCAGCCGTGGTCTGACGTCGCCTGCGACGGGTCGTCAGGCACCAGCGTCACCTGTTCCGGCTGGGTCTTTTCGCAGAGAACGAGAAAATCCTCGGTGGGATACCCTTCGATGTTGAATTCCGCGCCGGGGAAACGATCATCGATCAGCGCCCGCAGCACCGGCAGATCCGAAAAGCGGATATGGCGCTGGTCGGGCCGCGGGTGTACAGTCAACCCGCTTGCACCCGCCGAGAGCGCAATCTGCCCGAAATGCGCGACATCAGGCCAGGGAAGATCGCGGCGGTTGCGTAACATGGCAATTGCGTTCAGATTGACGGAAAGTTTTGCAGGCATGGCATCGGGCTCCGGTTCGGAATTGATACCTTGTTTCACGCAGGTTGACGCCGACCGCAAGGAGGCCGATAAAATTTTTTAAAGCTGCGGGAACGAAAGCAGGCAATACACGTTATGGTTTTTTTGCTGCGTTTGGCATGATGTCTTGATCAGAAGACGGGCCCGCGACGGGGGAACGAATAACGGATGCCATAAAAAGCAGGCACACTGTCAAAAAGCGTGAAGGGGGAGACGATGCAGGATGGCAGGATGCCGTTTGAACACGGCGACGAGGACAAACCCAATCTCAGGATCAGCAGCTTTCTACCGGATGTGAGCCTGCCTTCCTCCCTGCCCGCCGAACCGGTTCCCATCGCCGACATGGCCAATATTTTCGGAGTGACCCACCGGACACTGCATTTTTACGAGGAAAAGGCACTGCTGACCTCGAAGCGCATCGGCCAGATGCGCGTTTATACCCACCGCAACGTTCAGCGCATGGCCGTCATCAACGTCTGTCGCGAAGTGGGCATCTCCGTTGCCGCGATTACCGAAATCATGGAAAAACTCGTCCGGTCGCTCTCGCAGGAAGAGGCGGACGACATATTCCACGCCGCATTGCGGCAGCGGAAGAGAGAATTGACCTCCGAGCTTTCCACCCTCCAGCGTCAGGCCCAGCAGATCGAGGAATTGCTGGTGACGGAGACGGATGCGGACGGCATGGATGGCACTGAGCGGGCACCGGCAAAGGACATCGCCCTCACCGACACCGAACGTAAATGCCTGGAACTGATGGCGGAGGGTTATGCGCCAGTGCGGCTTGCCCGCGCCCTTGGCCTTTCAGGCAGCGATCTCAACACGCTGGAGGCAAAGATCATCGGCAAGTTCAGTGCCAGCAACCGCTTTCAGGCGGTCGCCAAGGCGGTTCTGCTCGGCGTCATCCGTGCCTGATCAACGAACGATCGTCAGGGTTTCGGCCGCGCGGGTGATGGCAGTGTAAAGCCATCTTTCGCGAGAATCACGGAAAGCATAGCTCTCGTCGAAGAGAACCACATTGTTCCATTGCGAACCCTGTGCCTTGTGCACGGTCAGCGCGTAACCGAAATCGAACTCGTCGTACCTCTTGCGGGTCGACCAGGGAATTTCGGTCTCCACATCCTCGAAGGCCGCCTTCAGCAATTTGATCTTGGCCGCACCGCGATCCATATCGTCATCTTCCGGCCGGATCATCAGGTTGATGCCGGGTTTCACCGTCTCGCGCGATGAACTCATCACCTGCCACAGCGAGCCGTTGAGCAGGCCCTTGGCCGGATCGTTGCGAAGGCAGACCAGCTTGTCGCCGGACTGTGGATAATCGGCGGAAAAACCCTTCAGCTCACGAAGCCGCTGATTGTAGCGGCGGCGGGTGCGATTGGTGCCGACCAGAACCTGATCGGCCTCGAGCACCAGCGACTGCGTCACTTCGGACTTGGAAATCACCTGCGCGGAGCCATAATCGCCGCGCATGATCTCGCGGCCTTCGCGCACATCCATGGCAAGATGGATGATGGGGTTATCCTTGGCCTGGCGGTGGATTTCCGACAGCAGAAAATCCGGCTCCTGCTCGGTAAAAAAGCCGCCGCCCGAAACCGGCGGCAGCTGGCCGGGATCACCAAGCACGAGGATCGGTGTGCCGAAACTCATCAGATCCTTGCCGAGCTGCTCGTCCACCATCGAGCATTCATCGATGATGATCAGCGCTGCCTTGGCGAGCGGGCTCTGGCGGTTGATGGAAAACATCGGCGCAACAGAGGTTTTGCCGGTTTCCTCGTCTTCGACCGTTTCTTCACCGCGTGGGCGGTAGATCAGCGAATGAATGGTGCGGGCATTGGTCGCCCCGCGCGAACGCAGCACCTGCGCCGCCTTGCCGGTGAAGGCAGCAAACAGCACCTCACCATCGACATTTTCCGCAAAATGCTTGGCAAGCGTCGTCTTGCCCGTTCCGGCATAACCGAACAGCCGGAAAACCGGCGTCCGGCCTTCTTTCAGCCAGCGGGAAACAGCCTTGAGCGCTTCGTCCTGTTGCGGTGAAAATAACATGCGTCCTCATCGCAGGATTCGAGCCTGATGCGCAACAGAAAAAGAACGAAAGATGAATCGCGCAATGAGAATGATGACCTCAATGCGCCGCCTGCTTCTCGACAAGCTGCGCCAGCTGCTCCGCAACCGTGTTCCAGCCGTCGAAGAACCCCATCTCCGCGTGCCTGTCGCGGTCGGCAAGGTTGTTGTGCATGGCATAGGCCTCATATTCCATGCCATCAGGATGATCGCGAAACGTCATCACGGCGGTGAGGAACGGCTGGGCGGAGGGCCGGAAACCCGCCGTCAGCGCATCGGTGAAGATGAGGCGCTGCTCATGATCCACCGCCAGGAAACAGCCGCTGACATGCTGGCCAAATTCCCTGCCGTCTTCGCTGTAGCGCGTCTCGAAAGCACCGCCGGGGTGAAGCTCCATTTTGTCCACCCGGCACTGGCCGGGATGCGGCACCCACCATTGTTCCAGGCTGGTCTTGTCCGTCCAGGCATTCCAGACCAGCCGGCGCGGCGCCTTGATGATGCGTGAAATCTTCAGGTCGAGATCGGGATTGAAAGTCTCGGTCATTGGTCATTCTCCCCTTTGCTGGACATCCTGTCCTGTTGCGCCATGACGAATTGCTCGAGCCGGTCGGTGCGGCCCTCCCAGACGGCACGCTGTTGCGAAAGCCAGCCATCGAGCATGGAAAACCTCTGTTTCTCCAGCGAGCAGAACCGGACACGCCCCTGCTTGCGTGTCACGATCAGCCCCGCCTCCTCCAGCTGGCGGATATGTTTCATGAAGGATGGCAGGGCCATAGCGAAGGGTTCGGCCAGCGTTCCAATGCTCGCCTCCCCGCCGCCCAGCCGCAGGATCACGGCCCTGCGGGTCGGATCGGCGAGAGACTGGAAGATATCGTTGAGCGCGTCTGAATAGTTTTCCATAAAGCTAACTATCATGGGAAAACACTTAGCTCAATGGATAAGTTTAAAAAATATTTCGCAACGGGGAATAAACCGGCGCGCGACGGTGTCTCTTGATGCGCTGGCGGCTTGAGCCCGCCCGAACCAAGGAGGATATGTCCATGAAAATCCGCTTTATCGTTCCCGCCCTCGTTCTGGCTTTTGCCGGAACGGCCTATGCAGCGCCGGCGGTCGAAACGGTCAAAACCGACAAAGGCAATGTGCTTGCCGGCGAAAAAGGCATGACGCTCTACACTTTCAAGAACGACAAGAAGGGCGTATCCAATTGTTACGACAAATGCGCGGTGAACTGGCCGCCGTTTTTTGCAGCCGCCAGTGACAAGGCCGAGGGCGCCTATTCCCTCTTGAAGCGCAAGGACGGCAAGATGCAGTGGGCAAAGGACGGCATGCCGCTTTATTACTGGGTCAAGGACACGAAAAAGGGCGACGCCACCGGCGACGGTATGAACGGTGTATGGGATGCCGCAAAACCCTGATGGCATGAATGGTGAAAAGCGGGGGAGCCACTCCCCCGCAACCGGCAGCTTCGAAACGGAGATGCTGGCGTTGATACCCATGCTGCGCCGTTATTCCCGCAGCCTTTCCCGTTCCGATGCCGATGGCGAGGACCTGTTGCAGGACTGCGTGGAAAAGGCACTTGCCAACAAAAGGCAATGGCGCGGAACGGGTTTGAAAACATGGGCTTACACGATAATGACGAATCTTTATCGCAACCGCCACCGCGCCGAGAAACGTCATCCGTCCGAAAGCCTCGACGGCCATGAGACCATTGCCATCCCGGACACGCTTTCCGACACGCTGGAGAACGACCGGCTGCATCGCGCGCTAGCACTTCTTTCACCGGATATGCGGGCAGTGCTGATGCTGGTGACGGTGGAAGGCTACAGCTATCAGGAGGCGGCCGAGACCTTGGCGATCCCGCTCGGCACCGTCATGTCCAGGCTGTCTCGCGCCCGCGAAACACTTCGCCAGCATCTGGCGGAGGATAATATCATACCCCTGCGGAGACCACGATGAAACGGCCCGATGCCATAACCGAAGACGATCTGCACGCCTATGTCGACGGACTTCTTTCCGACGACGACCGCGCGGCTGTCGAGAGCTGGCTGGCTGAAAGACCGGAAGACCAGAGCCGCGTGCAGGCATGGAAAAAACAGGCCGACATTCTGCGCAATGCCTTCGCCTCCTATGCCGCCGCACATCCGCATGACGCCTCGATGCTCGGCCCGCAAAAGAGGGATCGCACATGGCGGCTGAAACCGGCCCTCCTGCGGACGGCGGCGGCCCTGCTGATCTTCGTAGCGGGCGCCGCAGCCGGCAGGCTGCTGCCCTCCTCCTTTTCGACGCCGCAGGACGTGACCCTGGCATCGCTGACGACGGATATTCCGGCACAGGCGAAATCCGCCTATCTCATCTATGCAAGCGAGGTGCGTCACCCCGTCGAGGTCGGCGCCGGCGAGCAGCAGCATCTTGCGACTTGGCTTGGCAAGCGGCTCGGTTATCCCTTCGCCATCCCCGATCTGTCGAAGATCGGATATGACCTCGTCGGCGGGCGTCTCATCCCCGTCAGCGGCAAGCCGGGCGCGATGCTGATGTATCAGGACAAGACCGGCCGCCGGGTGACGGTGCTGGTCGGCCACAACGAGGAAAACCGCACCACCAGCTTCCGCATGGCCAGCGCCGACGGTGTCGAAACCTTCTACTGGATCGACAACGAGCTGGGTTATGCCGTTTCCGCCGAACTGTCGCGCGACGAGGTGCAGGCAATCGCCGAGGAATGTTACCGGCAGTTTCCGACGTGAGGCCAGCAGGGGCCGCGGAATGCGAGTGACGACGTCAGCATCTGCGTGATGGAAGGCAAACAGCAGCAACGCACCGAAGGACGAGGTCAAATTTTTTGATGGATCGATCGTCTCCGCCATGGGTTTGAGAAGTCGACACAAAAGACTATTGTCCAATCGACAACCGCTGGAGCAAAACCATGCATGAGGATATTCCTGCCGTCACCCTGCCCTCTGGAAATGAGGTTCCAGCCCTCGGACTTGGCACCTGGAATATGGGCGAGACGAGATCATCGGCAGACGACGAGATTGAAAGCATCCGCAAGGCGATCGATCTCGGCATGACGTTGGTCGACACCGCGGAAATGTATGCCGACGGCCGGTCGGAAGAAGTGGTCGGCACGGCAATCGCCGGCCGCCGCGACGAGGTGTTTCTGGTCAGCAAGGTCTATCCCTGGAATGCCAGCGCGAGAGGCACTGCGGAAGCGTGCGAGCGCAGCCTCGCAAGGCTCGGCACCGACCACATCGACCTCTATCTGCTGCACTGGCGCGGCGAGCACCCGCTTGGCGAAACCGTGGCCGCGTTCGAAAGGCTGAAGAGCGACGGCAAGATCGGCAACTGGGGCGTCTCCAATTTCGATACCGACGATATGGAGGAGCTTTTCACCGTTCCAGAGGGCAAAAACTGCGCCGCCAATCAGGTGCTCTATAACCTCTCCCGGCGCGGACCTGAATTTTCCCTTCTGCCCTGGTGCCAGGAGCACGGCGTGCCGCTGATGGCCTATTCCCCCATCGAGCAGGGCCGTATCCTGAAGAACCACGAACTCATTCGCATCGCCAAGGCTTATCAGGCAACCCCGGCGCAGCTGGCCTTGGCCTTTCTTTTGGATAGGGACGGCGTCATCGCCATTCCAAAATCCGCCAGCGTGTCCCGTATCGTGGAAAATCGCGGCGCCACCGATCTTGAAATAACCGAGGAAGACTGGACCGCCCTCGACGCCGCCTTCCCGCCGCCGACGCGCAAGACGTCCTTGGAAATGCTCTGACATAACAGGGCGTTAGCGGACATTTCGGAATCAGCTGCTGAAGCGGTTGAATCGGAATGTGAGAACCGGGAACTGCCCGCAATAAAGATTGCAATAACGGCGCGGCAAGCCGCGCCGTCGGTCAGATAGCCCCGGGGCTTTATGACGGTATGCGGGGCTCGTATTCCTCTTTCAGCGCCAGCCACGTATCCCAGAAAGGGGCCGGTTCCTTTTCCTGAAGACGGGCAGCGAGAATATCGAGATGCACATGCCAGCCGGCGCTGACATCGAGCTTGGTCTTCCTGCCAACCAACCGGCGATGAATCAGCGTCAGAAGCACATCCTTGCCCAGAGCCTGAAGCTCGATCGACACCTCTCCGCTTTCACCCCAACTAAAGACAAGGTGATGCGGCGGAACGACGGTAATGATGCGGGACGCCATCTTTTCCTCTTCGGAAAAGCCTTCCGGGCGGTGGCCCGGCGGATCGGAAAGCTCGTCGTTGCGCCACACCAGTTCGAAGGGCGCATCGGGCGCAAGCCGCATTTCGCCGGAGGCGAGCCAGCGGCGGCGAAGGTCACTTTGGGTCAGATAAGCCCAGACCCGCTCGATCGGTCCGGGCAACAGCCGCTCGATCTTCAGGGTCGTTGGCTCGACGAGACGGCCATAGGTTTCAGGCATTGCGATATCAGCCATTGTCATTTCCTCCATCTGCAGGGGATTTTCCCTGATCTTCCTCCCTGAGCATCTGCTCAAGAACATCGAGGCGATTGCCCCAGAACTGCCGGTAGAAATCCAGCCATTCATGCGCTTCCGCTAGGGGTTCCGGCGCAAGGCGGCAGACATGGATGCGCCCCCTCACCTCGCGGCGGATAAGCCCCGCATTTTCCAGCGCCTTGATATGCTTCGAGGCTGCCGCGAGCGATATGTCGAAGGGTTGAGCCAACTGGCTCACCGTTCGCTCGCCACGGGAAAGATCACGCAGCATCGTGCGTCGCGTTGCGTCGCCAAGGGCATGAAAGACAGTGTCTAGATGTGAAGCGGATAATTCAACCATGTTGTTGAATATAGCCGGTCGCCGCGGAATGTCAACCACATGGTTGAATATCGATCCCAAGCGGATTCCATAAAAAAACCCGCGGCGAACCGCGGGCTTTATGGAAGATTTCGCTTAGAGACGAATTACATGCCCTGCGAACCGCGGTTCATGGCGGCAATGCCCGTGCGGCAGATTTCGATCAGGCCGAGCGGCTTGATGATCGCCACGAACTGGTCGATCTTGGATGACTTGCCGGTGATCTCGAAGATGAAATGCTCCACCGTGGCATCTACCACCTTGGCCTGAAACGCATCGGCAAGCCGCAGCGCCTCGGCACGGACTTCGCCCGTGCCGGCAACCTTGATGAGCGCCACTTCGCGCTCGATCGGCCGTTCCTGTCCCAGTTCACGGGCACGGACGGTAAGGTCCAGAACCCGGTGCACCGGCACGATGCGTTCCAGCTGCGCCTTGATCTGCTCCAGCACGATGGGCGTACCCCGTGTGACGATGGTGATGCGCGACAGATGCGCCTCATGTTCCGTTTCCGAAACCGTCAGGCTTTCGATGTTGTAGCCACGGCCGGAAAACAGGCCGATGACCCGGGCGAGAACGCCCGGCTCGTTGCTGACGAGAACCGACAGCGTGTGATTTTCAACGGCAGCCGTTTCCTTCTGGATGAAATAGGCGGAGCCGGTGGGTTGTAGGTGTGCGTTCATGTCCTTTTCCTCTCCCGGCTCAGACTAGCTGACGGCCCTTGGCATCGATGGCGTTGGCAACAGCTTCATCCGTCGCCTCATCCGGCAACAGCATCTCGTTATGGGCTTTACCAGATGGGATCATCGGGAAGCAATTGGCGAGATTGGCAACGCGGCAATCGAAGATGACCGGCTTGTTGACCGCAATCATCTCGGCGATCTTGTCGTCCAGTTCCTTCGGGTCGTCGCAATACATGCCGACAGCGCCATAGGCCTCCGCCAGCTTGACGAAATCAGGCATGGCTTCGGTATAGGAGTTGGACAGACGGTTGCCGTGCAGCAACTGCTGCCATTGCCGCACCATGCCCATATACTGGTTGTTGAGGATGAAAATCTTCACCGGCAGGCCGTACTGGATGGCGCAGGACATTTCCTGGATACACATCTGGATCGATGCGTCACCGGCAATGTCGATGACAAGCGCTTCGGGATGCGCGACCTGCACGCCGATAGCCGCCGGCAGGCCATAACCCATGGTGCCGAGACCGCCCGAGGTCATCCAGTGGTTCGGCTCCTCGAAACCGAAGAACTGCGCCGCCCACATCTGGTGCTGGCCGACTTCTGTCGTGATGTAAGTGTCGCGTCCCTTCGACGCCTCATAAAGCCGCTGCAATGCATATTGCGGCATGATGACATCTTTGGAGTTCTTGTAGGCGAAGGAATTGCGGGCGCGCCAGCGCTCAATCTGCGACCACCAGTCGGCCGTCTGCGCTTTTTCCGGTTTCTTCGGCAAAGCGCGCCACAGGCGAACCATGTCTTCCAGAACATGCCCGACATCGCCGATAACAGGCACGTCGACACGCACGGTCTTGTTGATCGAGGACGGATCGATATCGATATGGATCTTCTTGGAATTCGGCGAAAACGCATTGATGCGACCGGTAATACGGTCATCGAAACGCGCGCCGATGCAGACCATGACATCGCAATCATGCATCGTCATATTGGCTTCGTAGGAACCGTGCATGCCCAGCATGCCGAGCCAGTTCTTGCCGGAAGCCGGATAGGCGCCGAGACCCATCAGCGTCGAGGTGATCGGGAAATTGGTGAGCTCGACCAGTTCACGCAGCAGACGGGTTGCCTCCGGACCAGAATTGATGACGCCGCCGCCGGTGTAAAAAACCGGCTTCTTCGCTTTCGACATCAGTTCGATGGCAGCATGAATGGCGTTGAGGTCGCCCTGAACCTTCGGCTTGTAGCTCTTCTGCTGGATGGCGGCGGAAGGCGGCGTATAGGTGCCGGTGGCGAACTGAATATCCTTCGGAATATCGACAACGACGGGACCCGGACGGCCAGTCTGCGCGATGCGGAAGGCTTCATGGATGATGCCAGCCAGTTCGTTGACGTCCTTGACCAGCCAGTTGTGCTTGGTGCAGGGGCGCGTGATGCCGACGGTATCGCATTCCTGAAATGCGTCGGAACCGATCAGCGATGTCGGAACCTGGCCGGACAGGCAGACGAGCGGAATGGAATCCATCAGCGCATCCTGCAGCGGCGTCACCGCATTGGTGGCGCCGGGACCGGAGGTAACGAGCATGACGCCGACCTTGCCGGTGGAACGGGCATACCCTTCGGCCGCGTGGCCGGCACCCTGCTCATGACGCACGAGGATGTGCTGAATGTCTTCCTGCTGGAAAATCTCGTCATAAATCGGAAGAACGGCACCGCCGGGATAACCGAAGATGTGCTCGACGCCGTTGTCCTTCAGCGCCTGCAGAACGATCTCCGCACCTGTCATGCGATTGCTGTTTTCCGTATTGTCCTTATCCGTCATTGCCTGTTTCCATCCCGCTTTGGCTTTGGATATCGAGGAGCCCGAGGGCCTGTTTGAAGACATAAAAAAAGGCCCCTAGAGGAGCCTCGTTCAGCGCATGGGTGCTTTCGCCGGATGGTTATACCATCCTGCCCATGCGCCGTCCCACCACGATAAGTACGTTAAGATTTTTCATGGGCCGGAGTGTTAGCCAGAAAAGCCCCAGCCGTCAACGCATATTGCGGGAAAAAATCACCGCCGCCTTCTTTTATTACCCCGGCGGGGGCTTTGGCGAAATTTTCGAACGCGACCAATACACCTGTTGTTAAGCATAATCTTTTAGTCTCGAAAGCGCAGATGCTGCCCGAACCACCGCGATCATCCGCATGTACCGGGAAAAAATGTGAATAACGACACGTCTCATAACGCGTCCCGCATGGACGAAAACGAACGGCGATCCGGCGAGCAACCGGCAAACCGCATGCTCGGCCGCGTCATCGCGTGTAACGGCGCGCACGCCACCATTGCCGCAGAAACGGAACCCGGCTCCACCGATGTGTCGCAGCTCTGGTCCGTCGGACGCCTGATCTCCATCGAAATGGGCACGAGCCGTGTCACCGCGCTGGTCTTTTCCATGCGCACCGGCGACGACCACTGGGCAGCGGACAAGCCAAACAGGCTGCTGATCGACGTGGAACTCGTGGGTGAAGTGTATCGCACCGAAGACGGCAGCGAACGTTTTTCCACCGGCATCTCCCGTTACCCTTATCTCGGCGCGGTGGCGCACCGCATCCGCACCAGCGACCTTGCAAAGATTTACGACAGCGGCAAACGCGATGCCTGTGTCATCGGCAAGCTGACGCAGGACGACACGATCAACGCGGCGATCAGCATTCCTCAGATGCTTGCCAAACATTTCGCCGTCGTCGGATCGACGGGCGTGGGCAAGACCACCGCCGTTTCGCTGCTTCTGAACAAGGCGATCGAGACCGACCCGAAACTGCGCGTCCTCATTCTCGATCCGCATAATGAATTCGCGGCTGCTTTTCCCGATCATTCCGTCGTCATCGATACCGATACGCTGGACCTTCCCTTCTGGCTGATGCGGCTCGAGGAATTTGCCGAGGTGATTTTCCGCGGCCGCAAGCCCGTGCCGGAAGAGATGGATTTCCTCCGGGACCTCATTCCCGAAGCAAAAAAGGCATTTCGCGGCACCGAAGGTTCCGCCGTCCGCCGTACATCCGACAAGAGCGCGATCACGCCGGATACGCCGGTGCCATACCGCATCGCCGATCTTCTCGCCCTCATCGATGAGCGCATCGGAAGGCTGGAAGGCCGCGGCGAAAAACCCGCCTTGCGCACGCTGAAGGGCCGCATCCTCTCGGCCGTCAACGATACGCGCTATAATTTCATGTTCTCGAGCAATACGATCAACGACAACATTCTCGAGACGGTCGCGCATATCTTCCGCATCCCCGGGGAAGGCAAGCCGATTTCGGTTTTCCAATTGTCAGGCATCCCCTCCGAAGTGGTGAATTCGGTGGTCTCGGTGCTCTGCCGCATGTCCTTCGAGCTGGCGGTTCTGGCGCGCGGTTCGCTGCATATGCTTATCGTCTGCGAAGAAGCGCACCGTTATGTTCCGGCTGATCCCGAGCGTGGCTTTTTCCCCACCCGGCAATCCATCGCCCAGATCGCCAAGGAAGGCCGCAAATACGGCATTTCACTCGGCGTCATCAGCCAACGGCCAAGCGAGCTGGACCAGACCATCCTGTCGCAATGCTCGACCGTGTTCGCCATGCGGCTGTCGAACGAGATCGACCAGAAGATCATTCTCTCCGCCGTGCCGAACGCTTCGACCTCGACTACGAGCTTTCTCTCCTCCATCGGCAATGGCGAAGCCATCGCCTTCGGTGAGGCCGTGAACGTGCCGATGCGCATGCGCTTCGACCGTGTAGCCACGGCCAAGCTGCCGAAGGCGAGCGGCACGTCCAGCCATATGAACCATGAAACCCCTGACACGGTCGACCTGAACAGCATAGTCACCCGCATGCGCGCCACGGCCAAACCCGTTATCACCGGCTTCCAGCAAAGCGTGGAAGCGGCTTTTTCCGACCAGCCAGAACCGTCCGTATTCCAGACGGCAGACGACATCGATCGCTGGAAGCGAGAATTGGGAACGCCCGCAACGGGGGGATACGAACCCTACCGCCCGGATATGCTGCCCGGACGCACACCGCCTGTGCCATCCAATGCGGCGTCAACGGACCCCACCGCCGGCGCCGTCAACGATCTGCGCAAGGCGGGTTTCCAGATGCAGGCGCAGAATGGCCCGCCGCCCGGTGAGACGCGCCCCTCGTTGCGCGAAAGCCTGTTGAAAAAACCGCTCGGCAGCCTCTACCGCAAGGATTAGGCCCCTTTCACGGCTGGATGCGCGTCCAGTCATCCCCCATCTGGTTGCGGAACCAGGTCATCTGCCGTTTGGCATATTGGCGGGTCGCAGCCGCCGATTTTTCTATCACCTCCGCCGCACCCATGCGCCCAGTCAGCATATCGGCGATCTGAGCAACGCCAATCGCCTTCATCGCCGTTGCATCGGGCGCTAGATTGAGCGCAAGAAGCGCCTGGACCTCCTCCACCGCACCACTGTCCATCATCGCCTCAAAACGGCGGTTGATACGGTCATGCAGCACCGGCCTCTCCGGCAGGACGATGAATTTCTGCGCCCGCTCGGGATCGATGATCATCGGGCCGCTGGCGCGCTGGAAATCGCGGATCGATTTCCCCGTCGCCTCGAGCACCTCCAGTGCCCGGACGATGCGCTGGCCATCTCCCGGCTGCAGCATCTGCGCCATGGACGGATCGCGGCTCACCAATTCGGCGTGAAGCTTTGCCGCTCCCTCTTCGATCAACCGGGCGCGCAGCCCCTCGCGGAGGTCATCGGGAATGGCGGGCATATCGGAAAGGCCGCCGGTCAGCGCCTTGAAATAAAGCCCCGTACCGCCGACAATGACAGGAAAACGCCCCTCACCGCGCAGATCCGAAAGCAGTCCGGAAATATCCCGCAGCCATTCGCCGGTCGAATAGGCGCTGCCAGCGGGCACATGGCCGTAGAGACGGTGTGGCACCCCCTCCATTTCGTGGTCGGAAGGCCGGGCGGTCAGCACCCGCAGCGTGTCGTAAACCTGCATGCTGTCGGCATTGATGACGACGCCGTTCCGCTCCCGCGCCAGACGAAGCGCAAGCGCGGACTTGCCGCTTGCCGTCGGGCCGGTTATCAGGATCGCATCAAAATTCTGATCAAGGTTTTTCATCATGGCTCTGGTTGCCACGCTTATCGCCAATCCGTCAAATCCTGTTCTGACAGCAGCCCTCGGCGAAGCCGCCGCAAAGGCGGTCAATGCATCGGGCCTTTATTGGCTGGCCGACGGCATCGCCTGCGATATAGCCCTGCCCCTGGGCACCGCAGCCGAACAGGCGCGCAGCGCGATTGCAGCCGCGCTTATCGGAAAACCCATCGATATCGTCATCCAGGAGCAGGACCAGCGGCGCAAGAAGCTGCTGATCGCCGACATGGATTCAACCATGATCGGCCAGGAGTGCATCGACGAGCTG
This window of the Agrobacterium fabrum str. C58 genome carries:
- a CDS encoding aldo/keto reductase is translated as MHEDIPAVTLPSGNEVPALGLGTWNMGETRSSADDEIESIRKAIDLGMTLVDTAEMYADGRSEEVVGTAIAGRRDEVFLVSKVYPWNASARGTAEACERSLARLGTDHIDLYLLHWRGEHPLGETVAAFERLKSDGKIGNWGVSNFDTDDMEELFTVPEGKNCAANQVLYNLSRRGPEFSLLPWCQEHGVPLMAYSPIEQGRILKNHELIRIAKAYQATPAQLALAFLLDRDGVIAIPKSASVSRIVENRGATDLEITEEDWTALDAAFPPPTRKTSLEML
- a CDS encoding SRPBCC family protein, which produces MADIAMPETYGRLVEPTTLKIERLLPGPIERVWAYLTQSDLRRRWLASGEMRLAPDAPFELVWRNDELSDPPGHRPEGFSEEEKMASRIITVVPPHHLVFSWGESGEVSIELQALGKDVLLTLIHRRLVGRKTKLDVSAGWHVHLDILAARLQEKEPAPFWDTWLALKEEYEPRIPS
- a CDS encoding ArsR/SmtB family transcription factor — protein: MVELSASHLDTVFHALGDATRRTMLRDLSRGERTVSQLAQPFDISLAAASKHIKALENAGLIRREVRGRIHVCRLAPEPLAEAHEWLDFYRQFWGNRLDVLEQMLREEDQGKSPADGGNDNG
- the ilvN gene encoding acetolactate synthase small subunit, which translates into the protein MNAHLQPTGSAYFIQKETAAVENHTLSVLVSNEPGVLARVIGLFSGRGYNIESLTVSETEHEAHLSRITIVTRGTPIVLEQIKAQLERIVPVHRVLDLTVRARELGQERPIEREVALIKVAGTGEVRAEALRLADAFQAKVVDATVEHFIFEITGKSSKIDQFVAIIKPLGLIEICRTGIAAMNRGSQGM
- a CDS encoding acetolactate synthase 3 large subunit, with amino-acid sequence MTDKDNTENSNRMTGAEIVLQALKDNGVEHIFGYPGGAVLPIYDEIFQQEDIQHILVRHEQGAGHAAEGYARSTGKVGVMLVTSGPGATNAVTPLQDALMDSIPLVCLSGQVPTSLIGSDAFQECDTVGITRPCTKHNWLVKDVNELAGIIHEAFRIAQTGRPGPVVVDIPKDIQFATGTYTPPSAAIQQKSYKPKVQGDLNAIHAAIELMSKAKKPVFYTGGGVINSGPEATRLLRELVELTNFPITSTLMGLGAYPASGKNWLGMLGMHGSYEANMTMHDCDVMVCIGARFDDRITGRINAFSPNSKKIHIDIDPSSINKTVRVDVPVIGDVGHVLEDMVRLWRALPKKPEKAQTADWWSQIERWRARNSFAYKNSKDVIMPQYALQRLYEASKGRDTYITTEVGQHQMWAAQFFGFEEPNHWMTSGGLGTMGYGLPAAIGVQVAHPEALVIDIAGDASIQMCIQEMSCAIQYGLPVKIFILNNQYMGMVRQWQQLLHGNRLSNSYTEAMPDFVKLAEAYGAVGMYCDDPKELDDKIAEMIAVNKPVIFDCRVANLANCFPMIPSGKAHNEMLLPDEATDEAVANAIDAKGRQLV